A window of Macrotis lagotis isolate mMagLag1 chromosome X, bilby.v1.9.chrom.fasta, whole genome shotgun sequence contains these coding sequences:
- the LOC141497653 gene encoding lysophosphatidic acid receptor 4, translated as MGNSSTNQTCFTDDSFKYNLNGAVYSVVFILGLITNCASLFVFCCRMKMRSETAIFITNLALSDLLFVFTLPFKIFYNFNRHWPFGDTLCKISGTAFLTNIYGSMLFLTCISVDRFLAIVYPFRSRTIRTRRNSAIVCAGVWILVLSGGISASLFSTTNVSNSTTTCFEGFSKRIWKTYLSKITIFIEVVGFIIPLLLNLTCSSLVLRTLRKPATLSQIGTNKEKVLKMIIVHVAIFIVCFVPYNSILFLYALVRSQAITNCSLERFAKTMYPITLCIATLNCCFDPFIYYFTLESFQKSLYINTQIKMESLFKTETPLTAKTSLPAIQEELSDQAITNGGELMLESNL; from the coding sequence ATGGGAAACTCCAGTACCAACCAGACATGTTTCACGGACGACTCTTTTAAATACAATCTGAATGGAGCGGTTTACAGTGTCGTGTTCATCCTTGGTCTGATAACAAACTGTGCATCCCTCTTTGTCTTTTGCTGTCGGATGAAAATGAGGAGCGAGACTGCCATTTTCATCACCAACCTGGCCCTCTCTGATTTGCTCTTTGTTTTCACCTTGCCTTTTAAGATATTTTACAACTTTAACAGACACTGGCCTTTTGGTGACACCCTCTGCAAGATTTCTGGGACTGCATTTCTCACCAATATCTATGGAAGCATGCTTTTCCTCACTTGCATCAGTGTTGACCGATTCCTCGCTATTGTCTATCCCTTTCGCTCTCGTACCATCCGGACAAGAAGAAACTCTGCCATTGTGTGTGCAGGAGTGTGGATACTGGTCCTCAGTGGTGGGATCTCTGCCTCTTTGTTCTCCACAACCAATGTCTCCAATTCCACAACAACCTGCTTTGAAGGATTTTCTAAGCGCATCTGGAAGACCTATCTGTCCAAGATTACGATATTTATTGAAGTGGTAGGCTTCATCATTCCTTTGCTCCTGAACCTCACATGCTCTTCCTTGGTACTGCGAACCCTCCGAAAACCTGCAACACTGTCCCAGATTGGAACCAACAAAGAGAAAGTGCTGAAGATGATCATTGTGCATGTGGCCATTTTCATTGTCTGCTTTGTGCCATACAATTCCATTCTCTTCCTCTATGCTCTGGTCCGCTCCCAAGCCATAACCAACTGCTCCTTGGAGAGGTTTGCCAAAACCATGTACCCCATTACACTGTGTATAGCAACACTCAATTGCTGCTTTGACCCATTCATCTATTACTTCACATTGGAGTCCTTTCAGAAGTCTCTCTATATCAACACCCAGATCAAAATGGAGTCACTTTTCAAGACTGAAACACCACTGACGGCGAAGACTTCTCTTCCGGCGATCCAGGAGGAACTCAGTGACCAGGCGATAACTAACGGGGGAGAACTCATGTTGGAATCCAACCTCTAA